One genomic window of Misgurnus anguillicaudatus chromosome 12, ASM2758022v2, whole genome shotgun sequence includes the following:
- the LOC129445901 gene encoding uncharacterized protein, with protein sequence MLSPAEVALLRVYSITMKPLMKASNILQSESSVYMEWLLPVIHQLLSKLNRLETSSKTCTPLIRALQNGLHKRFGQMMEDPKLAAAAVLLPKFKTSWTDRADVIEAALTYLKQHLETSENEGKLQRESSDDDVFFSRPLSKRSQSPFELDGYLACASDSMDLLHSFPAIKKLSLKLNTALPASAACERLFSCAGLLFTSKQSRIDSVNFENQLLLKLNKRIRK encoded by the exons AT GTTGAGTCCTGCAGAAGTTGCATTACTCCGGGTGTATAGCATCACCATGAAGCCACTGATGAAAGCTTCAAACATCCTCCAGTCAGAATCCAGTGTTTACATGGAATGGCTGCTGCCAGTAATCCACCAGCTTCTATCCAAACTCAACAGGCTAGAGACATCAAGCAAGACCTGCACACCACTCATCAGAGCCCTGCAAAATGGCCTGCATAAGCGTTTTGGACAGATGATGGAGGATCCAAAATTGGCTGCTGCTGCAGTCCTCTTACCCAAGTTCAAGACCTCCTGGACTGACAGAGCAGATGTTATAGAAGCTG CCTTGACATACTTGAAACAACATCTTGAAACTTCAGAGAATGAGGGTAAACTTCAAAGAGAGTCATCTGATGATGACGTTTTCTTCTCCAGACCACTCTCCAAAAGGTCGCAAAGTCCATTTGAGCTTGATGGTTACCTTGCATGTGCCTCGGACAGCATGGACCTGCTTCACTCCTTCCCAGCCATCAAGAAGCTGTCTCTGAAGTTAAACACAGCTCTGCCTGCCTCTGCTGCATGTGAACGGCTTTTTAGCTGTGCTGGTCTACTTTTCACATCCAAACAAAGCCGGATAGACTCTGTGAACTTTGAAAATCAGCTTCTGCTGAAACTGAACAAAAGGATCAGGAAATGA